From the Verrucomicrobiota bacterium genome, the window CCAGCAATTCACGGATTTCCGAACCATCTTTAGTGATGAACGGCGCGACTGCGGCCAGGTTGAACAAATCCATGCGCAAACATTAGCCGAAAGCTGGGGAAAAGAAAACGGAAAACACCGCCGCCTACCGTTGGTACAGCGGCAGGTAATGATACGGCATGGCCAGGATCATGGTGTACACAGCGGTGCAATACGTGGGACCCACCTCGCGACCGCGATCCTGTTTGGGGTCCCAATAGGTTTTGTCACCATCCTTGGCGGCCGCTTCCAGCAATATCGCTTTGATCCCGTTGTACCATTTTTCCCAGGTCTCACCACCAATCATGTATTGCGCTGGAGCCGCGTAGAAATGCCCGTACGTAAAATATTCCTTATGCTCGTTCTTTTTGGTCATAGCATTGAGCAGGTATTCCGAGCCGGATTTAACCAGGGGATCGTCGTATAACCCGCACACTTGGAGCGAATAAATCGCCGCCGCCGTGCGTGCAAAACCGGGCGAACCATTGGGCTGATAACAGAATCCGCCGGAACGTTTGTCGAAACAGCGCTTCACATACTTGACGGCGTCATCAATGGTGCGCTGCGGCACTTCCAGCCCGGCATTCTTGGCGGCGCGTACCGCCACCACGGACAGGACGGTTACCGAAACGTCGGCATCCTTGGCAACGGGCCGATAGCGCCAACCACCTTCGGTGTTTTGCGAGGAAATGATCACCCGGATCATCCGTTCGAGCTTGGTCTTGATGGCCCCGGAACGGGTCTGGCCGTAAAGCTCCGCCAGCGCAATCGTGGCGATCCCATGCCCATACATGTACTGGCCATCCTCGCGCTTGCCGATGATGCCATCAGGCTGCACTTGGTCGAGAAGGTAGTTCATGCCTAGGGCAACCGATTTGCCGAACTCGCCTTCGCCCGGCAATTGGCCCGCCGCCAGGAACGCCATCAGTGTATAACCCGTCATGGCCACCCGCCGGCTGGATTCCTCGCCGGAAGTCCCCCAAGAACCGTTCGGAGATTGTTTGGACACCAGCCATTTCAACGCGCCATGAATCGTTTCCTCGGTTTCCTTGTCCACGATGACCGTATCGCGTCCACTCGCGGCGGATTTTTCCTTGGTGCCGTTGTCGGCAGCAAGAAGCGAATGCGGCAGGCATAGCGTTACCGCCAAGGCGAGGCAGGCAAGAATGTGTTTAAATCCGAAATCCGAAATCCGAAATCCGAAACCCGAACCTGACATTGCACGAGTACTCTTTTCGGCATTCGGAATTCGATCCGCACAATTACCGATAATCACCGGACAGCTCCAAGGCATTGCAAGACCATTCATCATTGAACTGGTTGTTTTAGCGTCGGCTCGATTCATCGGAAAGATTCTTTAAATACTGTTCCACCATCGGACCGTACTCCTGGGGATATTTTTCGGACTGGGATTGCATGATGGCCGCCCGATCCCGAGCCGGTAAACCCAGAAATCCACTACTGCCGGAAACCTTGCGTTTTTCACCTTGGTCCCCGCCTTTGCCGTCAAAGTTCCCTTGATCGCCTTTGGCTTTTTCAGGCGGAGTGCCGGGCTGGTTTTGCGCCTGGGCTTGTCCCGGTTGTTGTGCTTGTTGATCCTG encodes:
- a CDS encoding prenyltransferase/squalene oxidase repeat-containing protein, whose protein sequence is MSGSGFGFRISDFGFKHILACLALAVTLCLPHSLLAADNGTKEKSAASGRDTVIVDKETEETIHGALKWLVSKQSPNGSWGTSGEESSRRVAMTGYTLMAFLAAGQLPGEGEFGKSVALGMNYLLDQVQPDGIIGKREDGQYMYGHGIATIALAELYGQTRSGAIKTKLERMIRVIISSQNTEGGWRYRPVAKDADVSVTVLSVVAVRAAKNAGLEVPQRTIDDAVKYVKRCFDKRSGGFCYQPNGSPGFARTAAAIYSLQVCGLYDDPLVKSGSEYLLNAMTKKNEHKEYFTYGHFYAAPAQYMIGGETWEKWYNGIKAILLEAAAKDGDKTYWDPKQDRGREVGPTYCTAVYTMILAMPYHYLPLYQR